The sequence below is a genomic window from Rhodothermia bacterium.
CTCCTGAAGCCCAGGCCAACCTACCGCATGGGCGGCGGTGGCGGTCGTGGATCGCTGACCGTAGGAGAAAACCCGCTAAGTGGCGTACAACTTTCCTATTACTTTAAGCAATTACCCGATAGTGCTTCTGTGAAGCTAAAACTGCTTGGACGTGACGGAAAAGCCATTCGCACGTTCTCGCCGAAAGGCAGACCGGAAACTAGAATGTCCCTGAAAAAAGGCATGAACACCTTTTCTTGGAACATGCGATATCCAGAGGCCGAACGGTTTGATGGTCTTATTTTGTGGGCTGGGGGAACGCAAGGCCCAAAAGCTACACCCGGTCTATACGAAGCACGGCTTTTTGTGGGGAATGACTCGCTCTCAGTCCCCTTTGAAATCCTAAAAGACCCACGTGTACAGGCAACACAAGCCGATCTGGAAGCCCAGTTTGACTTCCTTGTGCAAGTGAGAGACGACCTTTCTGAAATCCACCGAAGCATCAAGCAAATCCGTTCCACACGCGAGGCCATTAAGCGGGTGGCGTCTGGAGATAAGGCCGTTAAAGCGGCTGGCGATGCGCTTCTGCAAACAATGACGGCCATCGAAGAAGCCTTATACCAAACGAAGAACCAAAGTGGACAAGACCCACTGAATTATCCAATCAAGTTAAACAACCGATTAAGTGCTTTGGCTTCCTCTGTTGGTTCGGCGGAAGCTCGCCCAACGGATCAAGCGTTTGCGGTATATGCACTGCTAAAACCACTTATTGCCGAGGAATTGGGGCGCTGGAAAGTGCTGAAGGAAAAAGAAATACCGGCGTTTAACGATTTGGTGGCATCAAAAAATATCCCTGCCATTAAATTGGATTGAACACAATGAACACAATAGAAAGGGCTGCTTTGTTAAGAAGTAGCCCTTTTGGGTTTCAGACGACGCAGAAACCCCACGCCGAAGCATGGGGTTAATTTAATCCGGAGAAGGTGTAGCTTGGTCGCTCATCAGGTTTGAGACAGAAAGCGAGTAAAAACAATGCTTAACCTACCCTTGATAGCGGAGATGCGAGCAAGCAAAAACAAGGGTTAATGTGTCACCTTAAACATTAAACTCTGCCCTTTAGAGCGGAGAGGTAAGTCCGTAAAAACGAAGGGCTTTAGCCCAGAACGATCCCCCGGCGTGTTGCTATGCGTTCGCTTGCAACTCACCAAGTTTTTTCCAGCACAGCCAAAGCGCCCGTGGCACATGGAAGCAGCCTTTATACGGCCCACCTTTGAAGCGATGGGTCACATTGCCAAAACGGTCTAAATACCCAAACCATTCCCCAAATTTAGGGTCGGGGAAGTGCTTGAACGTGTAATCAGTGGTTTCCTCGAAGCGTCTTAGGTCTTCTACATCGCCCGTGATGCTATAGTTCAATAAGTGGGCATACATGGCTTCGCAATGGGGCCACCAGAGTTTCATGTTCCATTCTAAGGCCGTTGGGGTATATCCTTCTGCATCCAAGAAATAATACAAACCGCCATATTCCTTATCCCAACCAGCATCATGTGACCAGCGCACCATCTGAATGGCCAAGTTTTGCAATGCTGGACGGTTCAGGCGTTGCGCCCAATGCTGCAAGAACCATCCAGCTTCAATGGCATGTCCCGGATTAAGCAAACGCCCATCTGGACTATTTATGCGGCCACCATCTGGAGCTACATTTTCAAAAACGGTTTTGGCGTCTTCGTGGATGTGAAGGCACATTTGTTGGATACACGCTTCAATTTTGGGCATAAACGGCTCAATATCGTTGCCCGCCACTTCCTCGATCAGATTAAGCAAGATCATAGGAACGGCCAACATGCGCATAGGGGTTGCACCTTCATATGCAGGACGACCAACTTTCGTCCAATCGAAAGCCCAATCCCAGACTTTTTCCAATT
It includes:
- a CDS encoding AGE family epimerase/isomerase gives rise to the protein MTLETITHYHKKFETELFDRVIPFWLKHSPDEENGGFFNCLDRDGTVYDTRKHIWLQGRETWMFSKLYNAVAPKPEWLHMADLGAKFLREKAIQPDGRVYFSMTADGKPIYLQRKIFSECFYIMALAEYSRATNRPEILTEAREELEKVWDWAFDWTKVGRPAYEGATPMRMLAVPMILLNLIEEVAGNDIEPFMPKIEACIQQMCLHIHEDAKTVFENVAPDGGRINSPDGRLLNPGHAIEAGWFLQHWAQRLNRPALQNLAIQMVRWSHDAGWDKEYGGLYYFLDAEGYTPTALEWNMKLWWPHCEAMYAHLLNYSITGDVEDLRRFEETTDYTFKHFPDPKFGEWFGYLDRFGNVTHRFKGGPYKGCFHVPRALWLCWKKLGELQANA